The genome window CCATCGATCTCGCTCGAGGAGGGACTCCGCGAACTCGCCAGCGCTCGAGACGCCGCGGTCGTCGACCACACCGACGGGGCCGACTAGTTCAGCGAAAACCCGACGACGAATCCGGGTTGGGCTACTTGATGATCGTTACGGGTACGGTCGCTTTGTCGACGACCGTCTTCGCGACGCTGCCGACCACCTGCTCGCGCTTGTCCGAGAACCCGCGGTGACCCACGTAGATGCCGCGAACGTCCGCTTTCTCGGCGTATTCGGCGATCGACTCCGCGGGCCGACCGGCCAGCAGTTCGGTCTCGATTTCGATCTCGGTGTCGTGGTCGGCCGCCGTCTCAGCGGCCACTTGTTCGGCCTGCTCGAGCGTTCGTTCGCCGTGTTCGATCGCCTCCGCTTCGCCAGGGAGGACGAGGTTCCCATCGACGAACTCGGTCTCGGGAGTCAACACGTGGACGACCTGTAACGACGTCTCCCACGTGCTCGCTTCGTGTGCCGCGTGTTCGACTGCTGTATCACTGACCGCCGAGCCATCGGTTGCGACGAGAAACGTCATACGTGATCCTCCTCGCCCGAGTATAATACCTGCTTCACAAATTCTTGCGTGGTGGGAGGGATCCCCGACTCCCGGTCCCCGTCTCTGTCGGGGGATTCGCCGACCCGCAAGCTCCCACATCCTCGTGTGTGCTGTTCTCGTCTGAGAGGTCTCCGCCTGACGGCCGAACGCAGTGTGCTCACACGTCCGGCGACGTATCGTGGACGTAGTAGCGGTCGAACTCGCCGTTCGACTGGATACGATCGACGTTGGGCTGGGACTCGACGGCGGCCAGGTCGCCCTCGGTGTACCGCAGTCCGTGGTAGGCGCTTACTTCGCGTTCGTAGTCCATTTCCGTCAGCACCAGGTACCGGTCCTCGTCGTACTCGCTCGAGACGTCGCCTCTAAGCGTGGCCGCGTCGACGTTGAAATGATAGTGACTCCGCTGTTCGTTACCGTTTACGGCGTCGTCGAACCGGTTCGGGCCGTCACGAAGGCCGAGGTAGTCGACCTCCTCGTCTTGCGATGCGAAGGCAGTCTCGTAGCCGCTCATCGTCGTCTCGCTGACGTGTGGTGACGGTGCGTAGGTGTACGGTGACGGAAAGATCGCGACCAGCGACAGGACGAGCAACAGCGCGAAGACGAGAGCGAACGCTGGATGGCCGACAATAGGGCCGTTCGGCTTCTCTCTCGAGCCACCAGATGTACTGCTCGAGCCGTCAGCCCCCCCACTCGAGCCGTCGGTCGATCCAGCACTCGAGAGCCGAGCCCCGATGCCGGCGATCGCGAGCGCTCCGAGGATCGTTATGAAGACCATCATGAGGCCGAAGACCCGGAAGTACATGCTCGAGCCGGAGGCGAAGAAGTACATGAAAAAGACTGGAACGAGTGCGACCAGCCCGGCGACGAAGTAGACGGACTCGGGACGAACTCGTCGAACCCATACTGATCGGGTCACAAAGAGAGCAGCCAGCCCGAACAGACCTGCGAGTATCGAAAACACCAGCTGTGGCGTAAAGAGCCTAAAAAAGAGTTCGAGGATGCTGCCGCCGATAGCCGCGACGGACTCGCCTTGAGTCTGGGCCGAGCCGCCCGGAGTGCCGCCACCGCTGCGGACGAACTCGACTACCGATGCGAGAAAGTAGCTAATCGTGTCACTGAAGAAGCCGTGATTTGCAGTCCAGACGAGAAAGAGCCCGATCAAGAACAGTACCTGGCCGTACATCGGCGTCTGGTCGGCGATTGGGCCGGCTCGAGAGACGCGTCGGGCGAGAAATTGGACGACACAGACTGCGACGAACGCGGCGATCAGGTGGGCCAGAAGCTGTGGATGGTAGATGACGGCTGCGATGCCGGCGATCGCGAACGCGGCGCCGACCCCCGTAACCGCCGCTCGGTCGCGATCCGTCCGGAGATACGACACGAACAGATAACACAACAGCGCCGAGAACAGCACCGCCTGGGACATCGCGTGGGGGGTGAGATACATCGAAAGCGTCGTCACCGGCAACAACAAGAACGCCGAGAACGCAGCGACGATGGTCGCGACCCGACTCTCCGTGATCGTCCAGACGGTGAGTGAGATGAACGTCCAGAAGACGAGCATCGAGACGAGGACGACGACGAACAGCCCCCGCTCGAGCGGGACCTCGAGCACTGAACTGACCAGCACCGACACCGTGTGGATCCCCGGATAGAAGAGGTCGAACGGACTAACCGTCCCCTCGCTGATCCCGCGAGCCCAGCCGAGGTGGGTCAACGCGTCGTGTTGACCCATGTAGCGGTAGCCACGCAGGATCGGTGTGCTCGCGAAGGTGAAGACGACCAGACCGCCGAGGCCGACCGCCAGTGATCGAACAGGCGACCGTTCGCTCGCAGTCGGGACGAACGCGACAGCGAGTGCAACCGCCAGTGCAAACAAGAGCCCCGCCCAGACCGCCATCGGAGTCATCGTGTAAATCGACAGCTCGTAGCCGGTCGCTGGCGATTCCCGCGCGAGGAAGGCGCTCGCGGCGACGGCGAGGAAGCCGACCGAGAGCACCAGCTTCTGGAACGGATCGTCGGCTGCGGAGTGACTGGACATTCGAAGCTGCTGCGTCGTTGGCCGATAATCGACCTTGTTATTCACCAGTTGCTGACCGTAAGCGACCCAATACCGTCGCCATCGATGACATGCGAGACTTCGAGGGAGATGAGATCCGAACGGGACCGGGCGGTCGACAGGGGTGCTCGAAACAGCTGCAAGCGCTGCTCGAACAGTCCATATTGTGCCGCTCGAGTACACATCCCAGCGCGGCTCGAGCGGGCATCAGATGGAACGTCGAATGAGAATCGAACCGCGACAACTGCAAGACACGCTCGTTACGAACGACCATCAGCTGATCGTCAGCGGCTGCATGCCGACCGCTGGACAGTCGCGGCTCCACACTGACCGCTGGACAGTCGCGGCTCCACACTGACCACCGGGCAGGTGCGGCCCCACATCGACCACCGGGCAGGTGCGGCTCTACGCTGACCCCTGTCACCCGCTCGAGCAGGGAAGAGTGACCTCCTCCTCCGCGTGAACACGGAGGAACCCCACCATGGGATTTCAGGCCGGTCGAAGCGGCCCCAAGGTTTCAAGACGCATACGTTCCACGCGTCGTCTGCTGGGTTTCAGCATCGTCATCAAAACCCCAACTCCCCCATCGGTTCGAATATAAGCTTACGGTCTGACCGCCGGCGTCAGTCCTCCTCGAGCGATTCGTCGATGTCGACCCAGACGTAGCCGTACCGGTAGGCGTTGTCGGTCGTCGGCTCCTCGGGTGGTGAGCCGTCGTAGAGCAAGACGGCGACGCGGACGGTTCCGCTCTCGGCGTCGGGCGTCACCTCGAGGTCGGCGTGGACGGTCTCGTCGTCGCCGACCGCGAGGTTGATGTCGTCGTGTGTCGTCCGATCGATAACGTCGCTGTCGTCGACCCACTGTTCCTGGACGACGGCCGTGTATTCGGTGTCAACACCCTCCTGATTCTCGACGGCGACGGTCAGTTCGATGGGGTCGCCCGGCTCCAGCTCGGTCGGGTAGTCGCTGGCGACGTACTCGCCGGAGTCGTCTTCGGAAAGCAACTCGAGGCTCGTGTACCCTTCGCCCTGCTGTGGCGAGACGAACCCGTACCCGACGCTCGTCAGGGCAACGAGCATGCTGCCGACGAGGACTACGTTGACCGCGGTGTGGACCACGGAGCCGCCGACGATCGCCCCCCAGAGCCGACCCAGTTTCCGACCGAGTCGAAGTGAATACCGTTCACCTGCCGGGACACGTCCTCGTCTGAGCGCCGCCACGAACACACTGCCGAGGACGAACACACCGACGGTGGTGACGATTGCGGGGCCGGTCAGCGCGACGGTGGCCGCGGCCATCGTCAACCCGAGCATCGGCAAGAGCGCGACGCTCAGCCCGAACGAGAGTGCGAGTCGTTCCCCGTCGCTGACGGTTCTGGTCTGGCCGAGAAACCGCCGGTCGTCGGCCGACTCGAGCGCTGACGCACGCGGAAAGAGGATCGAAACGGTCGCGTATCCGGGCGCGAGAAACAGCAATGGGACTCCGACGACCGCGCGAACGACCGGCGAGGTGACTTCGACGACCGCCAGCAACACGATTGCGATGAGAGCAACACCCGCGACGCCGAGCAGATCGATCGGGAGGCGGGGTGTGACACTGCTGGTCCCCTGGCCGGTCGCCGAAACCGGCTGAATCGTTTCTCGCTGTCTGTCTTTCATAGATTCGTTAGGTACTCGAAACACGACCGATCCGGGTATTGTTACTCGTCGGATAACCCGCCACAGAACGACCGCTTCAGGCGCTGGGACGGACCGCCGCGTTGGCTGGTGATCGAC of Natrarchaeobaculum sulfurireducens contains these proteins:
- a CDS encoding universal stress protein; protein product: MTFLVATDGSAVSDTAVEHAAHEASTWETSLQVVHVLTPETEFVDGNLVLPGEAEAIEHGERTLEQAEQVAAETAADHDTEIEIETELLAGRPAESIAEYAEKADVRGIYVGHRGFSDKREQVVGSVAKTVVDKATVPVTIIK
- a CDS encoding MFS transporter, with the protein product MSSHSAADDPFQKLVLSVGFLAVAASAFLARESPATGYELSIYTMTPMAVWAGLLFALAVALAVAFVPTASERSPVRSLAVGLGGLVVFTFASTPILRGYRYMGQHDALTHLGWARGISEGTVSPFDLFYPGIHTVSVLVSSVLEVPLERGLFVVVLVSMLVFWTFISLTVWTITESRVATIVAAFSAFLLLPVTTLSMYLTPHAMSQAVLFSALLCYLFVSYLRTDRDRAAVTGVGAAFAIAGIAAVIYHPQLLAHLIAAFVAVCVVQFLARRVSRAGPIADQTPMYGQVLFLIGLFLVWTANHGFFSDTISYFLASVVEFVRSGGGTPGGSAQTQGESVAAIGGSILELFFRLFTPQLVFSILAGLFGLAALFVTRSVWVRRVRPESVYFVAGLVALVPVFFMYFFASGSSMYFRVFGLMMVFITILGALAIAGIGARLSSAGSTDGSSGGADGSSSTSGGSREKPNGPIVGHPAFALVFALLLVLSLVAIFPSPYTYAPSPHVSETTMSGYETAFASQDEEVDYLGLRDGPNRFDDAVNGNEQRSHYHFNVDAATLRGDVSSEYDEDRYLVLTEMDYEREVSAYHGLRYTEGDLAAVESQPNVDRIQSNGEFDRYYVHDTSPDV
- a CDS encoding DUF1616 domain-containing protein, whose protein sequence is MKDRQRETIQPVSATGQGTSSVTPRLPIDLLGVAGVALIAIVLLAVVEVTSPVVRAVVGVPLLFLAPGYATVSILFPRASALESADDRRFLGQTRTVSDGERLALSFGLSVALLPMLGLTMAAATVALTGPAIVTTVGVFVLGSVFVAALRRGRVPAGERYSLRLGRKLGRLWGAIVGGSVVHTAVNVVLVGSMLVALTSVGYGFVSPQQGEGYTSLELLSEDDSGEYVASDYPTELEPGDPIELTVAVENQEGVDTEYTAVVQEQWVDDSDVIDRTTHDDINLAVGDDETVHADLEVTPDAESGTVRVAVLLYDGSPPEEPTTDNAYRYGYVWVDIDESLEED